In Polaribacter sp. Hel_I_88, the following proteins share a genomic window:
- a CDS encoding LacI family DNA-binding transcriptional regulator: MKQKITIKTIAKELGVSTSTVSKALRDSHEISSETKDKIQAYANLFNYKPNHLALQLRNQKTKVIGVILPKIVHHFFSTVIMGIEEGANKKGYNIMVCFSNESYKKEVETLKVLSNGSVDGIIVSIANETLKNKDFKHFVDLVSEEIPLVLFDRVVDEILCDKVVVDDVGAGYKATKYLLDNGVKKIALITTPNHVNVGALRRQGYEKALIENYIKTDASLIVEIDENNDIKEQIEKVFNKDIDGVFAVNEIYAANAMKIAKERGLHVPNELSIIGFTDGLISEYSSPTITTMAQHGFTMGKQAVELLIDKIEKESEVYKPKKIVISSDLKLRESTKTSS, from the coding sequence ATGAAGCAAAAAATTACCATAAAAACAATTGCCAAAGAATTAGGGGTTTCTACATCTACAGTTTCTAAGGCTTTGAGAGATAGTCATGAAATAAGTTCAGAAACGAAAGATAAAATTCAAGCGTATGCCAATCTTTTTAATTACAAACCCAATCATTTAGCCCTACAATTACGCAATCAAAAAACGAAAGTTATAGGGGTGATTTTACCTAAAATTGTACACCATTTTTTCTCTACAGTAATTATGGGAATTGAAGAAGGTGCCAATAAAAAAGGCTATAATATTATGGTTTGTTTCTCTAATGAATCTTACAAAAAAGAAGTAGAAACTTTAAAGGTATTATCGAATGGAAGTGTAGATGGTATTATTGTCTCTATAGCTAATGAAACCCTTAAGAATAAAGACTTTAAACATTTTGTAGATTTGGTTTCAGAAGAGATTCCTTTGGTGCTTTTTGATCGAGTTGTAGACGAAATTTTATGTGATAAAGTAGTCGTAGACGATGTTGGTGCTGGGTATAAAGCAACGAAATATTTGTTAGATAATGGTGTTAAAAAAATAGCTTTAATTACAACTCCTAACCATGTAAATGTAGGTGCATTAAGAAGACAAGGTTATGAGAAAGCTTTGATAGAAAATTACATTAAAACAGATGCCAGTTTAATAGTTGAAATTGATGAAAACAACGATATTAAAGAGCAAATTGAAAAAGTTTTTAATAAAGATATAGATGGGGTTTTTGCTGTAAACGAAATATATGCAGCAAACGCAATGAAAATAGCTAAAGAGAGGGGTTTGCATGTGCCAAATGAATTGTCTATTATTGGTTTTACAGACGGTTTAATCTCTGAATATTCATCACCAACAATCACAACAATGGCACAGCATGGTTTTACAATGGGTAAACAAGCCGTAGAACTTTTAATAGATAAAATCGAAAAAGAATCAGAGGTTTATAAGCCTAAAAAAATTGTGATTTCTAGTGATTTAAAGCTCAGAGAATCCACGAAAACGTCGTCGTAA
- a CDS encoding SusC/RagA family TonB-linked outer membrane protein: MKKFKLLLIGILLTSSFTMFAQQTVKGLVKEKSSGELLPGVSVVIKGTVRGAETDFDGNFTIERVSSGDVLVFRYLGYATKEVVIASNFNITVELEQSLEQLDEIVVVGYGTTTVKDATGSVEAITAKEFTKGNIVTPENLLSGRVAGVNIVTSGAPGAGSQIRIRGGSSLNASNDPLIVIDGLPLTGVNLSSINPNDIESFSVLKDASATAIYGSRGANGVIIISTKKGRSEYTLDYDYQIAFGEVKDRISVFDADSFRSLVAAQRPGDVGMLGTANTNWQDEILQKSVSTQHNLTARGQIFGFMPTRLSVNFSEIEGNILTSQFDRANVSLSLNPSFFDNHLKVGLNYNRAFINARSADAGQVNAALRYDPTQPVYDPTSPFGGFYQHITRTPNGILVDNGTRNPVASLLQSNNNENTFRQFGNLKLDYKLHFLPEVTATVSVGFDKSIQEGTFFNPLNSPANFNDLFVGGEGSFLNEYNNENLDAYLTYNKTFGKLKTDAMVGYNYQSFESSGNSTGNLRNPNDTGFTSYVNTPVVLVGFIGRVNLTYNEKYLLTLNYRRDGTSRFGPDSRWGNFGGASLAWRISDEDFLKENEVISDLKLRASYGINGQQEGIQGDLYLDRYRFGNQGSNYIFGGVPIQSTIPSERSNLRWEDVATIEFGIDYGLFNNKLTGSLNAFQKNSTNLISDAPVADGSNFTNRVLQNIGDLQVNGVEFSINADVIKTEDFNWNFNLNATYLDREIKELALDQDITTGGIAGGTGNFVQLFSEGFAPNAFFLYKQLYDTNGDPIEGGYADLNGDGILNQQDRYLKEDPQGNVTFGFQSNFNYKNFDLAFNLRASVGNYVYNNVNSSLAQYDLIQDNAVLGNIPTSVLETNFNSTSDVILSDIYLENASFLRMDNITLGYTFDRPIKKFASNSIRLWAGMQNVFILSDYSGLDPEVFNGIDNNIYPRPRTILVGANIKF, from the coding sequence ATGAAAAAATTTAAATTATTATTAATTGGAATTCTTTTAACTTCTTCCTTTACGATGTTTGCTCAACAAACCGTAAAAGGTTTAGTTAAAGAAAAATCATCTGGGGAACTTTTACCTGGCGTAAGTGTAGTAATCAAAGGGACAGTTAGAGGAGCCGAAACAGATTTTGATGGAAACTTTACAATTGAAAGAGTAAGCTCTGGAGACGTGCTTGTTTTTAGATATCTTGGTTATGCAACCAAAGAAGTTGTAATTGCATCTAATTTTAACATTACTGTAGAGTTAGAACAGTCGTTAGAACAACTAGATGAAATTGTTGTTGTAGGTTATGGAACTACAACTGTAAAAGATGCAACTGGTTCTGTAGAAGCTATTACTGCTAAAGAATTTACTAAAGGTAACATTGTTACTCCAGAAAATTTATTAAGTGGTAGAGTTGCTGGTGTAAATATTGTAACGAGTGGTGCACCTGGTGCTGGTTCTCAAATTAGAATTCGTGGAGGGTCTTCACTAAACGCATCAAACGATCCTTTAATTGTTATTGATGGTTTACCATTAACAGGTGTTAACTTATCAAGTATCAACCCAAATGATATAGAATCTTTTTCAGTTTTAAAAGATGCTTCTGCAACTGCAATTTATGGTTCTAGAGGTGCGAACGGAGTTATCATCATTTCTACAAAAAAAGGTAGAAGTGAATATACTTTAGATTATGATTATCAGATAGCTTTTGGAGAAGTAAAAGATAGAATTAGCGTATTTGATGCAGATTCTTTTAGAAGTTTAGTGGCTGCTCAAAGACCTGGTGATGTTGGTATGCTTGGAACTGCAAATACAAATTGGCAAGATGAAATTTTACAAAAATCGGTTTCTACGCAACATAATTTAACTGCAAGAGGACAAATCTTTGGTTTTATGCCAACAAGACTTTCTGTAAATTTTTCAGAAATTGAAGGAAATATTTTAACATCTCAATTTGATAGAGCCAATGTTTCATTGTCTTTGAATCCATCTTTTTTTGATAATCATTTAAAAGTAGGCCTTAATTATAACAGAGCTTTTATAAACGCAAGATCTGCTGATGCTGGCCAAGTAAATGCTGCTTTACGTTACGATCCTACGCAACCTGTTTATGATCCAACCTCTCCTTTTGGAGGTTTTTATCAACATATAACAAGAACACCTAATGGTATTTTAGTTGATAATGGAACTAGAAATCCTGTTGCATCTTTATTACAAAGTAACAATAACGAAAATACTTTTAGACAGTTTGGTAATTTAAAACTAGATTATAAATTACACTTCTTACCAGAGGTAACTGCAACTGTTTCTGTAGGTTTTGATAAATCTATTCAAGAAGGTACTTTTTTTAATCCTTTAAATAGCCCTGCTAATTTTAATGATTTATTTGTAGGTGGAGAAGGTAGCTTTTTAAACGAGTATAATAACGAAAATTTAGATGCTTATTTAACTTATAACAAAACATTTGGAAAGTTAAAAACGGATGCAATGGTTGGTTATAACTATCAATCTTTTGAAAGTTCTGGTAATAGTACAGGTAATCTTAGAAACCCAAATGATACCGGTTTTACATCTTATGTAAATACTCCAGTTGTTTTAGTTGGTTTTATTGGTAGAGTAAATTTAACCTATAACGAAAAATATCTTTTAACCTTAAACTATAGAAGAGATGGTACTTCTAGATTTGGTCCAGACAGTAGATGGGGTAATTTTGGTGGAGCATCTTTAGCATGGAGAATAAGTGACGAAGATTTCTTAAAAGAAAATGAAGTTATTTCTGACTTAAAATTAAGAGCTTCTTATGGTATAAATGGACAACAAGAAGGTATTCAAGGAGATTTGTATTTAGATAGATATCGTTTTGGAAACCAAGGTTCTAATTATATTTTTGGTGGTGTGCCAATTCAATCTACAATACCTTCTGAAAGAAGTAATTTAAGATGGGAAGATGTTGCAACTATAGAGTTTGGTATTGATTATGGATTATTTAACAACAAATTAACTGGATCTTTGAATGCTTTTCAAAAAAATTCGACAAACTTAATATCAGATGCTCCAGTTGCAGATGGCTCTAACTTTACAAACAGAGTTTTACAAAATATTGGAGACTTACAAGTAAATGGTGTTGAATTTTCTATAAATGCAGATGTGATTAAAACTGAAGATTTTAACTGGAATTTTAATTTGAATGCTACCTATTTAGATAGAGAAATTAAAGAATTAGCTTTAGATCAAGATATTACAACTGGAGGAATTGCAGGTGGTACAGGTAATTTTGTTCAGTTATTTAGCGAAGGTTTTGCACCTAACGCTTTTTTCTTGTACAAACAATTGTATGATACAAATGGAGACCCAATAGAAGGTGGTTACGCAGATTTGAATGGAGATGGAATCTTAAATCAACAAGATAGGTACCTAAAAGAAGATCCTCAAGGAAATGTAACGTTTGGTTTTCAATCAAATTTTAATTACAAAAATTTTGATTTAGCTTTTAACTTAAGAGCTAGTGTTGGTAACTATGTTTACAATAATGTAAATTCTAGTTTAGCACAATATGATCTTATTCAAGACAATGCTGTTTTAGGAAATATACCAACATCAGTTTTAGAAACTAATTTCAATAGTACTTCAGATGTTATACTTTCTGATATTTATTTAGAAAACGCATCTTTTTTAAGAATGGACAACATAACTTTAGGATACACTTTTGATAGACCTATCAAAAAATTTGCATCAAACAGCATCCGTTTATGGGCTGGTATGCAAAATGTTTTTATACTTTCTGACTATTCTGGTTTAGATCCAGAAGTTTTTAATGGTATTGATAATAATATATACCCAAGACCAAGAACTATTTTGGTTGGTGCTAACATTAAATTTTAA